A region of the Peredibacter starrii genome:
AGAAATTCACATTAACTTTCTTCCTAAAAAAATGGATAAGTTTGGTCTGACGATTAAACAGCTATTAGCAAAACTGGAATCCCTCGGCGTGAATGCGGGTGGGGGTTACATTCAGTTTTCAAAAGAACAGATCATTGTTCGTACTTTCCCTCGCATGCCGGACCTGGAAACTATTTCTAATTTAAGCCTAGGGATCAATGCACTCGGCATTCCGATTAAGATTTCAGACGTGGCGGAGGTGAGAGAAGATCACTCACTTCGAGTGGGGGCCGCTACTTACGCTGGGAAAGAAAGTGTTCTTGGTACTGTGCTTATGCGTATTGGGGCAAACGGTCGCAATGTGGTGGAGGGAGTAGAAGAGGCCCTGACAACACTTAAGCTTCCTCAGGGTGTTCATATTGAGCGTCTCTATACTAGAAAGTTTCTGGTAGATAACACCATCAAAACTGTTTCCACATCGCTTGTAGAAGGCGCAGTGCTGGTAGTTTTGATCCTTCTTATTCTTCTTGGAAATATCAAGGCCGCGATCATTGTGGCACTCGCCATTCCGCTCTCTATGCTGGTGGCGATCCGAGGGATGAACTTCTTTGGCGTTACCGGAAACCTTATGAGTTTGGGGGCGATTGACTTTGGTCTCTTGGTCGATGGGTCAGTTGTTATCATCGAAGCAATTCTTGCGCATCTTGCGATTGAACATACACGAGATAAGTCTGAAGTTCTAAAAGAAGCGGCGACAGATGTAATGGGACCGGTAGTTTCTGGTCTTTTACTTATTATGGCGGTGTATATTCCGATTCTGACTCTTGAAGGGGTAGAAGGGAAGATGTTCCGTCCAATGGCCATTACAGTTCTTCTTGCATTGGGTGCTTCTCTTCTAATTGCAATGTTTGTGATGCCTGTTCTGTCTGATTTCTTTTTAAAGAACGCTCATATCGGTGAAGATCACGACACATGGTTCTTTAAGAAGGCGAAGAAAATTTTTATTCCTCTTTTTGATAAGGTTCTTCGTCACCCTGTGAAGGCCTATGGAAGTGCACTCGTCTTATTTCTGGTTTCAATTTTCCTTCTTACTCGTCTTGGTTCAGATTTTATTCCTGAGCTTGATGAAGGTGACTTGGTTCTAGGCCTAACTCGAAATGCTCGTATTGGTATTGATGCTTCAGTAAGTGAACAGGAGAAAGTTGAAAAGCTCATCATGACTTATCCTGAAGTGGAAAAAGTTTTTGCCCGTCTAGGTACTCCAGAGTCTGCGACAGATCCAATGGGTGTAAACCTTGCTGACACATTCATCATTCTTCAAAAAGATCGAAAGAAGTGGCGCTTTAAAACTAAAGATGAATTAATCGAAGCTTTAATGAAAGACATTGAAAAGCATGATCCAACTACGGAGGTCTCGGCGACTCAACCGATTGGTATGCGTTTCAACGAAATGCTTGAAGGTTCTCGTGCGGACATCAGTTTAAGAATTCTAGGACCTGATTTAAAAGAGCTATTTGATTATGGCGAGAAGGCGCAAGAAATTATTCTTCCTATTCAAGGAGTGGAGAGTATCGAGCAAGATCCTCTAACTGCCCTTAGACGAGGACCAGTTCTTGATATTAAGCCTAAGTTTGAAAAGATGGCTGCCTACGGGATTACATTACTTGAACTAAACGAATCAGTAGAAATTGCGCTCGCAGGACGAGAAGTGGGGAGTTTTATCTCTGACAATATTCGCTTTCCGATTGTTACTCATATGGATGAAAGTCTTCGAGATGATCCAAAAGAAATCTCTCGCATTCCAATTGAACTTCCATTGGGTGGAACAATTCCGTTAAGCGATATCGCGACGATTACTCAAGACGAACAGATCACTACGATTGCCCGCCATTGGGGTAACAGATACTCCGCAGTTTCCATCAACGTTTCTGGACGTGATTTGGGAAGTCTAGTGAAAGAGGCCCAGGATAAAATCAAAGAAAAATTAAACTTGAAAGAGGGATACACTCTTAGTTGGGGTGGACAGTTTAAGAACATGGAACGCGCAAACAAACGTCTCATGATCATTGTTCCGCTTACCTTATTAGGCGTGTTCCTGATCCTCTGGAAAGTGTTTGGAAAACTAGCTCCAACTCTTATTGTATTCGCCTCAGTTCCTTTTGCGGCGGTAGGAGGAATTCTCGCCCTTTACATTCGAGGCCTTCACCTAAGTGTTTCGGCCGGAGTAGGGTTTATTGCTCTTATCGGTATCGCTCTTCTGAATTCCCTGGTGCTGATGAATGTGCTTTTGACGGATCAGTCTGATTTGAGTGTAGAAGAAAGAGTTAAAAAGGGAACTTTGTCCCGTCTTCGCCCGGTTTTAATGACGGCCCTTGTTGCGGGACTTGGTTTTTTACCTATGGCCTTGAATACAGGGATTGGTGCAGAGGTACAAAGGCCGCTTGCCACTGTTGTTATTGGTGGACTCATGAGTTCGACTTTCTTAACATTATTCCTACTTCCAACTGCCTTTATGAGTTGGCGTAAAAGAGGAAATTAGAATGTTTTCAAAATTCTGTTTGATTATAGTCGCGGCTGTTCTTGTTGGGTGTTCCACCACGAAGACCCTAAAAGAAATTCCGGGTGAAGGTCCTCAAGGCAGCGATCACGTATTCAAGATGTCTAAGTACATTATTGAAGTAAAAGATTCGTCGAGCCGTCGTCTAAAGTTTTACTTCTACGATATGGAAATGAAGCCGATCAATATCAACATGGTTGAAATCAAAAAGGGTATTCTTGATCCTGATAATACCAAGGCCAATTACGGAATCGATTTCATCCGTCGCACTGACTATATCGAAGGAATTGTGCACACGAAATACAGTCAAAAGCACAACTATGACATCGATCTAGATGTGAAGATTGATGGGGACAGAAGGAAGATCACTATACCCTTAAGGAATGATGATTAAGAATTGTTAATTAAAGCCTTAAGAATGACTAAACTTTAATGTAATAACAATTGAAAACACACTCAAAAAAGCTTTAAGGATATCTTGAGTGGTCGTCCTCGATGAACTCTTCTATTTACTTCCTCATTCAATGGGGAGTTTCTATGAAATCAATCATTCTTATTTCAGCTGTTTTATTTTCTAGTTTCTCGTTCGCTCAAAAAACTCAAAATTTTTATGTCTGTAAGGCAAAAACTTTTTGTCACAAGCTTGATGCTTTCGGTGAGAGAGTTGTTGTTGGACAAAAGACCTGCACGACTTATGGATCTGGTGTTGCACACACAGGTTACTATGCTGCTTGTTCTTCAGAAGCAGTTTATGGAAAGTCTGTTGAGTGTTCTGGATTTGTAAAAGTGAAAGACGCCTATGATAGAGAAGAGTGGAGATGGAAGACGATTACCGAAACATGTAATTAAAAAATAAGGCCCCTTATCGGGGCCTTTTTTGTTACTTCGTAATGAAGTTAACTTTTAAGTTTGTACCGCGAAGATCGGCATCAAG
Encoded here:
- a CDS encoding efflux RND transporter permease subunit, with translation MLKSIVDFSLRNKLGVLLVTGVITLFCAFSIPDMAIDAVPDITNVQVQVNVKTGALDPENIELQVTRPMEIDFSGIPNLHDMRSISKFGLAQVTLIFEDGTDIYWARQQVSERMNSIRLPNEVIPELAPITTGLGEVFMYTLKVDATSKLYSLSEEEQLKELRTIQDYTIKPHLKRVKGVADVDSNGGFVKEIHINFLPKKMDKFGLTIKQLLAKLESLGVNAGGGYIQFSKEQIIVRTFPRMPDLETISNLSLGINALGIPIKISDVAEVREDHSLRVGAATYAGKESVLGTVLMRIGANGRNVVEGVEEALTTLKLPQGVHIERLYTRKFLVDNTIKTVSTSLVEGAVLVVLILLILLGNIKAAIIVALAIPLSMLVAIRGMNFFGVTGNLMSLGAIDFGLLVDGSVVIIEAILAHLAIEHTRDKSEVLKEAATDVMGPVVSGLLLIMAVYIPILTLEGVEGKMFRPMAITVLLALGASLLIAMFVMPVLSDFFLKNAHIGEDHDTWFFKKAKKIFIPLFDKVLRHPVKAYGSALVLFLVSIFLLTRLGSDFIPELDEGDLVLGLTRNARIGIDASVSEQEKVEKLIMTYPEVEKVFARLGTPESATDPMGVNLADTFIILQKDRKKWRFKTKDELIEALMKDIEKHDPTTEVSATQPIGMRFNEMLEGSRADISLRILGPDLKELFDYGEKAQEIILPIQGVESIEQDPLTALRRGPVLDIKPKFEKMAAYGITLLELNESVEIALAGREVGSFISDNIRFPIVTHMDESLRDDPKEISRIPIELPLGGTIPLSDIATITQDEQITTIARHWGNRYSAVSINVSGRDLGSLVKEAQDKIKEKLNLKEGYTLSWGGQFKNMERANKRLMIIVPLTLLGVFLILWKVFGKLAPTLIVFASVPFAAVGGILALYIRGLHLSVSAGVGFIALIGIALLNSLVLMNVLLTDQSDLSVEERVKKGTLSRLRPVLMTALVAGLGFLPMALNTGIGAEVQRPLATVVIGGLMSSTFLTLFLLPTAFMSWRKRGN